Proteins encoded by one window of Phycisphaerae bacterium:
- a CDS encoding NifB/NifX family molybdenum-iron cluster-binding protein has protein sequence MRICIPTETNAGKDAKVYSHFGSAPYFTVYDTEKDDSQSIENSNQHHVHGACHPISVLTDKQIDVVVCAGMGMRAIQKLNGAGIKAYKASGATVLEIIGKYKANELKEITLEDACSHNGCH, from the coding sequence ATGAGAATATGTATCCCGACAGAAACAAATGCAGGCAAAGATGCGAAAGTATACAGCCATTTCGGAAGTGCTCCCTATTTTACTGTCTATGATACGGAAAAAGATGATAGCCAATCGATTGAAAATTCAAATCAACATCATGTACATGGCGCCTGTCATCCTATAAGTGTTTTAACCGACAAACAGATAGATGTGGTAGTTTGTGCTGGTATGGGAATGCGCGCTATACAAAAGCTTAACGGGGCGGGTATCAAAGCATATAAAGCATCTGGAGCAACAGTCTTGGAGATAATCGGAAAATACAAAGCAAATGAATTAAAAGAGATTACCTTAGAAGATGCTTGCAGTCACAACGGATGCCATTAA